CTAGATTACGATGGTAATATTCATTAAAAAATAAGCTTTTATCATAACAATATAAAAAGTATTTTACATCTTCAGTAAAATACTTTTTTAAGGTTTTTCCCCTTTTTCTTATAAATTTCTCTTCTTTCCTTATAAGTTAATAACATTTCAAATTACTATTTGTTAACTTTACACATGGCTGTTTATTTGATTCAACATATAACCAACAACAACACTACTATTAATTTAGCTATCACCTTTTATTCTAAACTTCAGCAAACTCTTCTTAAAAAATGTATCAACTGTTGGATTGACCACAAAAAGAACAGTGTTTTTTTTCTAATAAAAGCACCTAACAAAAACTCAATCCGAAAATTATACTACAAATCTATTAACCTACGTCCTCACAAAATAACATCCGTAAATAACCATTTAGTTTTTGCTTTCTTAAAGAGTATACAAAAACTTAAAGCAATACAATCTAAATCACTCTACACATCACAAAAACATTCAGTCTTTTTTTTAGCCAAAACATTTAATAAAAAAGTGTTCTTTCTAAACAAAGTAAAAACTATTGAATCTTTACCGTTTAAAAAAGCTATTATTCAAAACCTAATAACTTCTTACGAAGGACATCAAATAGAAACTAACGAAAATATAATAGCTTCATTTCATTCTATTAAAAACGCCTTGGGTTGTACTGTTTCTATACTAGACAAGCTCAATAAAAGAACAGATAATAGTTCCACTAAAATTATTTTATACACATCTTTACACAACGATAATAAAACTATTCTTTCTGAAATAATTCCTAAACTAACAAAGCTGCTCTTTCTTGTAAAAAAGAAAGAACAACTGATTATTTCTTCAAAAAAATTAAACATGCATCCTTCACTTTCTAGCTTAAAAAAAATTTACTGGTTAAATTCTGAAAAAGAATCCTTCATACTTTCTTTAATAGATATACTTTCAAAGAACTATCATAAACCTAAATTTAAAGTTTCAGATATTTGCTCTTTAATGATGATGTCTAAAACCAAATTATACAGAAACTGTAAAGACATTACTGGTAAATCCATCAATCAATTATTAAAAGAGTTTAGACTTTTAAAATCTATAGACTCAATAACAATGAGCTCATCAGCTATAAATCAAATTTCAATAGATGTTGGCTTCAATAGTAGTTCTTATTTTTCTAATTGCTTTAAGAAAAAGTTTGGCATATGCCCTAAAGAACTTTCAAAACAAAAAAACTCCTTAGGTTTATTTCCTAACAACATACAATTCTCATAATTTTTTAGGTCTTATTATTAAGGCTTTTTAAAATAAAAAAGCATCCTGAAAAATCAGAATGCTCTTTCATTTACTTATCCTTTACTTTTTAATTTGGCGCAACATAAAAAGGAGATAAGTTTATCTTAGCGTTTCTTCTAGCACCATAGTAATTATAG
The nucleotide sequence above comes from Tenacibaculum singaporense. Encoded proteins:
- a CDS encoding helix-turn-helix domain-containing protein translates to MAVYLIQHITNNNTTINLAITFYSKLQQTLLKKCINCWIDHKKNSVFFLIKAPNKNSIRKLYYKSINLRPHKITSVNNHLVFAFLKSIQKLKAIQSKSLYTSQKHSVFFLAKTFNKKVFFLNKVKTIESLPFKKAIIQNLITSYEGHQIETNENIIASFHSIKNALGCTVSILDKLNKRTDNSSTKIILYTSLHNDNKTILSEIIPKLTKLLFLVKKKEQLIISSKKLNMHPSLSSLKKIYWLNSEKESFILSLIDILSKNYHKPKFKVSDICSLMMMSKTKLYRNCKDITGKSINQLLKEFRLLKSIDSITMSSSAINQISIDVGFNSSSYFSNCFKKKFGICPKELSKQKNSLGLFPNNIQFS